ATTGTAATGACGGCTGCTAATAAAATCAAGACCCATTTGGAATAAGCGCTAAAGTATGGCCCAAGCACGTCAAAGTTTTCCCCTAACAAATATCCGCAGGAAATCAGAATCGTATTCCAAGATAAAATACCAATACCAGAATATACCACGAAAACTAGATAATTCTGTTTGGTAATCCCTGCGGCAAAAGAAATATAGGTGCGGAAAATCGGAATGACCCGGGCAATCATAACGGAAAGTTTACCGTATTTTTGCTGCCAATCACAAGTTTTTTGGAATTGCCGTGCTGCTTTTGGAAACCGACACAACATACATTCCATCATAGCGTTCCCGCCAATCCTTCCTAAAAAATAACAAAAGCTGGAGCCTAAAATTCCCGCAATCACAGAAATCAAAATAACAAATGTGACCTTATGCCCCAGCTGTGCAGCTACCATTCCGGATAATGGAAGGACAATTTCACTGGAAATTGGAAAACAAGCGTATTCTATCATAATCAACAAAAAAATAGCGAACATGCCATAATGGGATAACAAATCAAAAATTACGTTTCCATCCATATTGTCCCTCCCCTTTCACAGGCATTGTATGATTGGAAAAAGGGAAATATGAATTTTTATAAAAGAAAACCAGTTTGTCATTTTATCGTACAATAACTTTACGAGCTTGACTAATGCCATATGTAAAAAAACAACACAGGTGGGCTCCTTACCAGACTTACCTGTGTTGTTTCTTTTTTATTGTTAGCCACTATTTGATTTTTCCAATCTGATTTCCCCGCTTATATAACACAAAAGAGTATACAATGGGAATCAGTACAATAAGGATGATTACAAGAAAAATTGCTGGCCAAAAAGAGAAAAATGAACTGATTATAGTGATAATACCGCCAATGATCCAAAGGTATCCTGCAAAATGATGGGTTTTGTTCCAGTTGGTTTCATTGTCCAATGTCCAAGGAAGCCTGATGCCGACAGTATAGGACTGTTTGCATTTGGGAAGATAATTCCCTATTATAATGAGCAAAACACCAACAAAAAGTGGTGTCCAGAAAGCAACATGGACTTCCATCCCCATCGAAGCAAATAGGCTAATGGGAACAAAAATCAGCGAAATAATAGGACAAATCCAAAAACCAATGTTTTTTAACATTTTGCTTGCATTGGCTCGTTTGGGGTCATTGTTCACTCCAATATGGACGACTAAGTTGATTATCGCAAGAAAAGCAGGCATACCAAATACCGCCATGGCTTTTGGTTGGTACCAATTCACCTGTCCATCACTTCCCCATTGGGCTGGTACTTGGTCTGGTAATTTAGGATACAAAAGTACACCAAGAAGAATGGGTAGCAAACAAAGGATTGTAGTAATTACCATTGTTTTATTCGCTTTTTTCATTTGAATCGCCTCCGTTAAACTGGGAAATCCATAAAATAATTTCTTCTAACACTGATACATTCATCTCATAATAAATAAAGTTTTTGTATTTTGACTCTAATACCAAATCCGCTTTTTTTAATTGGGAAAGATGGTACGATATGGTCGCATGGGTCATATCAAACTGGCTAGCAATCTCACCTGCTGTTAATTTTCCATTCTTTAGTAAAACTAATATCTGCCTCCGCACAGGGTCGGATAAAGATTTAAAGGTTTCCGCAAATCCCAATCAATCACGTCCTTGCTATCTATTTAGAAAATTTTCTAAATAGATACTATCATAATCAAATCAAAAAGTCAATCCAATACCAAAATTGTTATATTATATGGGAGCCATTTAAAAATAACCCCTTTTTTATTACAGATTTGTTGCTAGTAAAACGTTTTGTGAACTGTCAAGTTTTCCTTTTTATCGTTTCTTTCCGCCAAAATATCGGTATGATTTTTGGCTATTATACTACTTGAAGATTTTCTCTTTTGGAAGTATAATAAATTTTGTCTGTATGGTAAGTGGTTCTTTCCATGTTCAGATAACATATTGATAGTTTTCCTGACGCTAAAACGCTGGTTAAGGCGAAAGACGGACTATTCTATATTATCAGTAATACAGGATAGCTATGTCTTTTTTCAGGCATGGCTATTTTTTGGAGGTTTTTTATGGAAACAAGGATTGCGCTAATTGGCATTATTGTGGAAAATCAAGAATCGGTAGAGAAACTCAATACATTGCTTCATGAGTACGGCGATATGATCATTGGTCGGATGGGACTTCCTTACCGCCAGAGGAATATTAATATTATCAGCCTTGCCGTGGATGCTCCGCAGGATACCATCAATGCATTGTCTGGCAAAATTGGACGGATTGAAGGGATTAGCGCAAAAACAATTTATTCCAATATTGGAGGTGGCCATGGAGCGAATTCATAAAATAGTAGCCCAATTATTAAAAGGGGAATTCCCAGAAAAAGAGGGGTTAAAAGAATTACTATCTTTCCCCACTCATCCAGCTTGGGAAGTATTAAAACAGGCTGCCCGTCATGTGAGGAAACGGTATTATGGAACGGATGTATATATCCGTGGGTTGATTGAATTTACTAATATCTGTAAAAACGACTGTTACTATTGCGGTATCCGAAAAAGCAACCAAAAAGCGGAACGATACCGTTTGACATTGAAACAGGTTTTATCCTGTTGTAAAACTGGCTATCGATTGGGATTCCGAACCTTTGTATTGCAAGGTGGAGAGGATGGTTATTTTACTGATGAAAAACTGTGCCTTTATGTTGCACAGATTCGGAAACGTTATCCAGATTGTGCTATTACCCTTTCTGTAGGGGAACGAAGCCGTGAAAGTTACCAAAAACTGTTTGATGCTGGGGCAAACCGTTATTTATTGAGGCATGAAACTGCCAACAGTGGGCACTATGCCAAGCTGCATCCCTCAGAACTAACCTTAAAGCACCGGATGCAATGTTTATCCGACTTAAAACAGATTGGGTTCCAAACCGGCTGCGGCTTTATGGTGGGTTCCCCATTCCAAACATTGGATAACTTGATAGAGGATTTAGAATTTTTGGTTCAGTTCCAGCCGGAAATGGTAGGGATCGGACCATTTATCCCCCATTGTGATACCCCGTTTGCGGATGAACCCGCTGGTACGCTGGAAATGATGGTGAATTTATTGAGTATCATTCGACTCTTGTTGCCAAAAGTACTTCTTCCCGCCACGACCGCGTTGGGGACAATCGACCCTAACGGACGTGAATTGGGGATACTGGCGGGGGCAAATGTGGTCATGCCAAACCTTTCCCCTATCGCAGTGCGAAAAAAATATCTATTATATAATAATAAAATCAGTACAGGGGCAGAGGCAGCGGAAAGCCTCGCTGACCTGAAACAACGGATGGAGCGGATTGGTTACCAGGTTGTAACCTCCCGTGGGGACTATCCAAAAGAATAGAACAAAAATGAGAGGATGTTTATGATGTACAACTACGACCCAAAATCATTAAAAGCAGAAGAATTTATCAACCACGAGGAGATTCTGGCATCTTTACAATATGCGGATGAAAACAAAAACAACTTGAAATTAGTGGACCAGATTCTAGACAAGGCAGAACTTCGCAAGGGACTTTCCCATAGAGAAGCATCTGTATTGCTTGCGTGTGAGGACCCAGAACGAATTGACCGGATGTACAAGCTAGCGCACCAAATCAAGCTGGATTTTTATGGCAACCGCATTGTTATGTTTGCCCCATTGTACTTATCTAACTACTGTGTCAATGGTTGTGTGTACTGCCCTTACCATGCTAAAAACAAGCACATTGCCCGTAAAAAGCTGACCCAAGAGGAAATTGTAAAGGAAGTAACCGCTTTACAGGATATGGGACATAAACGTTTGGCAATTGAGGCTGGAGAAGACCCAGTGAACAACCCAATTGAATATATTTTGGAATGTATCAAAACCATTTATTCCATCAAGCATAAAAATGGTGCGATTCGCCGTGTTAATGTAAACATTGCGGCAACTACAGTGGAAAACTACCGTAAACTGAAAGAAGCTGGAATTGGAACCTATATTTTATTCCAGGAAACCTACCATAAAGAAAGCTATGAACAGCTTCATCCAACAGGTCCAAAACACAATTACGCATACCACACCGAGGCCATGGACCGCGCGATGGAAGGTGGGATTGACGATGTTGGCTTAGGGGTATTGTTCGGACTAGAACTTTACCGGTACGAATTTGCCGGCTTGCTCATGCACGCGGAACATCTGGAAGCTGTCCACGGGGTTGGCCCACACACCATCAGCGTACCAAGGATCAAACATGCGGATGATATTGACCCTTCTGCGTTTGACAACAGTATTAGTGATGATATTTTCGCAAAAATTTGCGCTTTAATCCGTATTGCGGTTCCATATACCGGAATGATTATTTCCACCAGAGAAAGCCAGTCTGTCCGTGAAAAAGTTCTGCCTTTGGGTGTTTCCCAAATCAGCGGTGCTTCCCGTACCAGCGTGGGCGGCTACTGTGAACCAGAACCAGAAGAAGAAAATTCCGCCCAGTTTGATGTCAGCGATAACCGAACTTTGGACGAAGTAGTAAATTGGCTGATGCGTTTGGGGTATATTCCAAGTTTCTGTACTGCATGTTACCGGGAAGGCAGAACCGGCGACCGGTTTATGAGTTTGTGTAAGAACGGGCAGATTTTAAACTGCTGCCATCCAAACGCTTTGATGACATTAAAAGAATATTTGGAGGACTACGCAAGCGAGGACACTAGAAAAATTGGGGAAGCCCTGATTGAGCAGGAACTGAAAAAAATACCAAATCCAAAAGTACAAAAAATCGCTTATGAGCACATCCATGATATTGCGGGCGGAAAAAGGGATTTCCGTTTCTAAGGAGGATTTATGGCAGAAAATTTAAACCAAACCCCCAACGCTAACCGGATCCACATCGGATTTTTTGGAAAGCGGAATAGTGGAAAATCTTCTTTAATTAACCAGTTTGTCTGTCAGGAGGTTTCGATTGTATCCGATTACGCTGGAACAACTACTGACCCTGTTTACAAAGCAATGGAAATCAACCCATTAGGTGCTTGCGTCATCATTGATACCGCAGGGTTTGACGATGTGGGAGAACTGGGCGAAATTCGGGTAGAAAAAACCAAGTTAGCCGCTGAAAAAACAGAACTAGCGGTGATTGTCTGTTCGGATACAGAATTATCCGGTGAATTAAACTGGTATACATACTTTAAAAAGAAAAATACCCCCGTCCTGTTTGTAGTAAATAAAGTAGATGTCCAGGATGGGGCTGGGATTGTGGAAGCCATTCAAAATGAAACCGGACTTTCCCCTCTTTTGGTCAGCGCGAAAACAGGTCAAGGGATCGAACAGTTAAAACCTGCGTTGGCAAGGCTTCTGCCAGAAGATTATGGTGCAAAGGATATTACTGGTTCTTTGGTACAGCAAGGTGACTTAGTTTTATTGGTTATGCCGCAGGATATCCAAGCTCCAAAAGGCAGGTTGATTCTACCCCAGGTACAGACAATCCGGGAATTGTTAGACAAAAAAGCCTTGGTGATGAGTGTTACCACCGACCAACTGGACGCTGCTTTGGCAAGCCTGCAATCTCCTCCGAAGCTGATAATTACGGATTCCCAGGTGTTCCGGTATGTGTACGAACGTAAACCCCAAAAATCTCTACTCACCTCTTTTTCCGTTTTATTTGCCGCACATAAAGGGGATATCCAATATTATTTAGAAGGAGCGAAAGCAATTGGCGGATTGAGCGAATCTTCTAAAGTGTTGATTGCGGAATGCTGTACCCATGCCCCCTTATCCGAAGATATTGGACGGGTAAAGATACCAAATCTACTGCGTAAACGGTTTGGACAAAGGTTGGATATCCAGATGGTCAGCGGGACAGATTTCCCTCAGGACTTAACGCCTTATGATTTGATTATCCAGTGTGGTGCCTGCATGTTTAACCGGAAATATGTGCTTTCTCGGATTGACCGTGCCAAAAAACAGGATATCCCTATGACTAACTACGGGGTTACCATCGCTTATTTAACAGGCATTTTAGATGATATTACCATCCCAGAATAAGATTGCTTAATAGCTGTACATTATTTCCTCAGTACGATAATAGAAACATTAAAATTGAGGAAAATGGATATGTTAGTGAAGTTTAATGAGATAAAGGGAATGTCTGTGCAGGGAATAAATAATGAAACAGATATGATGGGTTGCTGTGGAAGAACAGAAAAAATGATTTCTTGTTTCATTCATGTAGACGGTTCAATCGACTTGTATAAACATGAAACAAGTGACGACTATGTATTATTTAGAAGTGGGAAAAAGCCATTTGTGATGGCAGAGAGGAAATTTTAAGTGAGAGAACTTGTCATATTTGTAATAAGGACTCTGAACATAACATGGAAATGAAGATTTCGTTATCCTCACAATTGTTGTAGAGAGATAACGAAATGGATGACAAATTTGTAACAGTTTCTTTTAGGATAATGTTTGCTGTTGTTATTGAGATTTCTGTTTTGATCAGGGTAAGTCAATAGATTTGAAACCATTGTTCTTTTTCAATGATTACACAAATAACCATTTTCGATAAGCGCGTTCAAGCGCAATCTATCCCAGTTAAATTTTTCGTTCCAATGAGACAAATAAATATCA
This is a stretch of genomic DNA from Clostridium facile. It encodes these proteins:
- a CDS encoding SdpI family protein is translated as MKKANKTMVITTILCLLPILLGVLLYPKLPDQVPAQWGSDGQVNWYQPKAMAVFGMPAFLAIINLVVHIGVNNDPKRANASKMLKNIGFWICPIISLIFVPISLFASMGMEVHVAFWTPLFVGVLLIIIGNYLPKCKQSYTVGIRLPWTLDNETNWNKTHHFAGYLWIIGGIITIISSFFSFWPAIFLVIILIVLIPIVYSFVLYKRGNQIGKIK
- a CDS encoding DedA family protein encodes the protein MDGNVIFDLLSHYGMFAIFLLIMIEYACFPISSEIVLPLSGMVAAQLGHKVTFVILISVIAGILGSSFCYFLGRIGGNAMMECMLCRFPKAARQFQKTCDWQQKYGKLSVMIARVIPIFRTYISFAAGITKQNYLVFVVYSGIGILSWNTILISCGYLLGENFDVLGPYFSAYSKWVLILLAAVITIVIIVKKMRNKKKCSKI
- the hydG gene encoding [FeFe] hydrogenase H-cluster radical SAM maturase HydG, yielding MYNYDPKSLKAEEFINHEEILASLQYADENKNNLKLVDQILDKAELRKGLSHREASVLLACEDPERIDRMYKLAHQIKLDFYGNRIVMFAPLYLSNYCVNGCVYCPYHAKNKHIARKKLTQEEIVKEVTALQDMGHKRLAIEAGEDPVNNPIEYILECIKTIYSIKHKNGAIRRVNVNIAATTVENYRKLKEAGIGTYILFQETYHKESYEQLHPTGPKHNYAYHTEAMDRAMEGGIDDVGLGVLFGLELYRYEFAGLLMHAEHLEAVHGVGPHTISVPRIKHADDIDPSAFDNSISDDIFAKICALIRIAVPYTGMIISTRESQSVREKVLPLGVSQISGASRTSVGGYCEPEPEEENSAQFDVSDNRTLDEVVNWLMRLGYIPSFCTACYREGRTGDRFMSLCKNGQILNCCHPNALMTLKEYLEDYASEDTRKIGEALIEQELKKIPNPKVQKIAYEHIHDIAGGKRDFRF
- the hydE gene encoding [FeFe] hydrogenase H-cluster radical SAM maturase HydE, translated to MHKIVAQLLKGEFPEKEGLKELLSFPTHPAWEVLKQAARHVRKRYYGTDVYIRGLIEFTNICKNDCYYCGIRKSNQKAERYRLTLKQVLSCCKTGYRLGFRTFVLQGGEDGYFTDEKLCLYVAQIRKRYPDCAITLSVGERSRESYQKLFDAGANRYLLRHETANSGHYAKLHPSELTLKHRMQCLSDLKQIGFQTGCGFMVGSPFQTLDNLIEDLEFLVQFQPEMVGIGPFIPHCDTPFADEPAGTLEMMVNLLSIIRLLLPKVLLPATTALGTIDPNGRELGILAGANVVMPNLSPIAVRKKYLLYNNKISTGAEAAESLADLKQRMERIGYQVVTSRGDYPKE
- a CDS encoding autorepressor SdpR family transcription factor — translated: MGFAETFKSLSDPVRRQILVLLKNGKLTAGEIASQFDMTHATISYHLSQLKKADLVLESKYKNFIYYEMNVSVLEEIILWISQFNGGDSNEKSE
- the hydF gene encoding [FeFe] hydrogenase H-cluster maturation GTPase HydF; the protein is MAENLNQTPNANRIHIGFFGKRNSGKSSLINQFVCQEVSIVSDYAGTTTDPVYKAMEINPLGACVIIDTAGFDDVGELGEIRVEKTKLAAEKTELAVIVCSDTELSGELNWYTYFKKKNTPVLFVVNKVDVQDGAGIVEAIQNETGLSPLLVSAKTGQGIEQLKPALARLLPEDYGAKDITGSLVQQGDLVLLVMPQDIQAPKGRLILPQVQTIRELLDKKALVMSVTTDQLDAALASLQSPPKLIITDSQVFRYVYERKPQKSLLTSFSVLFAAHKGDIQYYLEGAKAIGGLSESSKVLIAECCTHAPLSEDIGRVKIPNLLRKRFGQRLDIQMVSGTDFPQDLTPYDLIIQCGACMFNRKYVLSRIDRAKKQDIPMTNYGVTIAYLTGILDDITIPE
- a CDS encoding TM1266 family iron-only hydrogenase system putative regulator; the protein is METRIALIGIIVENQESVEKLNTLLHEYGDMIIGRMGLPYRQRNINIISLAVDAPQDTINALSGKIGRIEGISAKTIYSNIGGGHGANS